Genomic DNA from Lutibacter sp. A80:
AACAATTTTATTATTGCCTTCAAATTTATTTTTTAAAACATCTATTAAAGCAATAAGCATTGGTATAATTCCAATTAAAAATAGTATGGTTATTAGAATAATTATTTGCCACGGTCCAATCATATGTAAGTAAGTCATTTCTTGTATTTGTATGTTATTTAATGTTTTATGTATTATAGCTAAATTAGTTACTCACTTTCATAAATGCGTAACCTGCTTTTTAAAGCATTTAATTCTTCTTTGAGTTTTAATTCTTTTTGTAAAAGGTTAAAAACAATATCTATTCCTTCAATATTAACATTTAATTCGTTGTGAAGTCGTATCATTTTTTCAAGATCACTAATCTTATCTTGATGAATAAATTTATTGTTTTCATAGGTTTCTATGGTTATAAGCCCTATGTTTTCAAGATCTTTAATAAATGAAGTCTCTATTTTATAGTGAAAACAAATTGTTTCTACCTGTATTAAATTTTGCTTATCCATTTGATCTTAATTTTTTTAATTGATTAAACAACTCTTTTTCTTTTACAGTTAATTTTGTTGGAATTTTAATGTTATACGTAATAATTAAATCACCAAAGAGACTTTCTTTTTTATAAATAGGGAATCCTTTTCCTTTTAATTTTACTTTTGCTCCTTGAGTTGTTTCAGGAGCAATTTTAAGTTTTACTTTACCATTAAAAGTATCAATAGTAATTTCGCCACCTAAAAGTGCAGTGTATAAATCTAAATCTACTGAAGTATATAAGTTATTACCATCTCTTTTAAATTTGGTGTGATTGGTAATTGTGAATTTAATGTATAAATCTCCATTTGGACCATCGTTTATTCCTTGAGCTCCTTTCCCTTTTATCTTTATAATTTGGCCATCAGCAATTCCTGCAGGTATTGTAAGTCTAATATTTGTGCCATTAACTGTTAATATTTGTTTATGACTAGTGTAAACATCTTTTAAATTTAAATGCAATTCGGCATTAAAATCTTGCCCTTTAAATTGTCTATAGTATTGTTTAGAACGAGTTTTTTTACCACCAAACATAGATTCAAAAAAACTAGAAAAATCTTGTTCAGAATAGTGGTCACTAGAGCCAGAATAATTTTGATTTTGTTGAGATTGTTGTTGCTGTTTGGCTTTTTCAAAAGCTTCTCCATGTTTCCAATCTTTTCCGTATTTATCGTATTTTTTACGATTTTCAACATCGCTTAAAACTTCGTTAGCTTCATTAATTTCTTTAAATTTAATTTC
This window encodes:
- a CDS encoding PLD nuclease N-terminal domain-containing protein gives rise to the protein MTYLHMIGPWQIIILITILFLIGIIPMLIALIDVLKNKFEGNNKIVWVFVILFLNIIGAILYFTIGRSQRIKNK
- a CDS encoding chaperone modulator CbpM, translated to MDKQNLIQVETICFHYKIETSFIKDLENIGLITIETYENNKFIHQDKISDLEKMIRLHNELNVNIEGIDIVFNLLQKELKLKEELNALKSRLRIYESE
- a CDS encoding DnaJ C-terminal domain-containing protein, which gives rise to MKFIDYYKILEIDRTASEKDIKKAYRRLARKYHPDLNPDNKEAEIKFKEINEANEVLSDVENRKKYDKYGKDWKHGEAFEKAKQQQQSQQNQNYSGSSDHYSEQDFSSFFESMFGGKKTRSKQYYRQFKGQDFNAELHLNLKDVYTSHKQILTVNGTNIRLTIPAGIADGQIIKIKGKGAQGINDGPNGDLYIKFTITNHTKFKRDGNNLYTSVDLDLYTALLGGEITIDTFNGKVKLKIAPETTQGAKVKLKGKGFPIYKKESLFGDLIITYNIKIPTKLTVKEKELFNQLKKLRSNG